Proteins encoded within one genomic window of Lagenorhynchus albirostris chromosome 9, mLagAlb1.1, whole genome shotgun sequence:
- the RNH1 gene encoding ribonuclease inhibitor isoform X4 — MEGCRAGPSQGLVSSSRGSVGEGDLARGSGPARPPLSKAPPQDVTPPPARAEDAALLSGLRWRPKSHVPQLCGPWQSLPGSPLPFLLLEADVDKGNTSPPTMKLDIQCEQLSDARWTELLPLIQQYEVVRLDDCGLTEVRCKDIGSALRANPSLTELSLRTNELGDGGVHLVLQGLQSPTCKIQKLSLQNCCLTEAGCGVLPGVLRSLSTLRELHLSDNPLGDAGLQLLCEGLLDPQCHLEKLQLEYCNLTAAACEPLAAVLRATRDLKELMVSNNDLGEAGIRELCRGLADSACQLEALKLENCGLTPANCKDLCGIVASQASLNELDLGSNPLGDAGIAELCPGLLSPGSQLKTLWLWECDITASGCRDLCRILQAKETLKELSLAGNSLGDESARLLCDSLLQPGCQLESLWVKSCSLTAACCHHFGSMLTQNKRLLELQLSSNQLGDSGVRALSQALCQPGATLRVLWLGDCDVTDGACGGLASLLLTNRSLRELDLSNNGLGDAGVLQLLGSLEQPGCALEQLVLYDIYWTEVVEERLRALEGSKPGLRIIS, encoded by the exons atggagggatgtcGGGCGGGCCCTTCCCAGGGTCTAGTGTCCTCCAGCCGGGGTTCGGTCGGCGAGGGCGACCTGGCGCGGGGCTCTGGGCCCGCCCGGCCCCCACTCTCCAAGGCCCCGCCCCAGGACgtgaccccaccccctgcccgggCGGAAGACGCAGCTCTGCTCTCTGGTCTGCGGTGGAGGCCTAAGAG CCACGTCCCCCAGCTCTGCGGTCCGTGGCAGTCTTTGCCCGGGAGCCCTCTCCCATTTCTGCTTCTGGAGGCTGACGTGGATAAAG GCAACACCTCGCCTCCCACCATGAAGCTCGACATCCAGTGTGAGCAGCTGAGTGACGCCCGGTGGACAGAGCTCTTGCCTCTGATCCAGCAGTACGAGGTGGTCAG GCTGGACGACTGTGGCCTCACGGAGGTGCGGTGCAAGGACATCGGTTCCGCGCTCCGGGCCAACCCCTCCCTGACGGAGCTCAGCCTCCGCACCAATGAGCTGGGCGACGGCGGCGTGCACCTGGTGCTCCAGGGCCTGCAGAGCCCCACCTGCAAGATCCAGAAGCTCAG cctccagaactgctgCCTGACGGAGGCCGGCTGCGGGGTCCTGCCCGGCGTGCTGCGCTCCCTGTCCACCCTGCGGGAGCTGCACCTCAGCGACAACCCGCTGGGTGACGCCGGCCTGCAGCTGCTCTGCGAGGGGCTCCTGGACCCGCAGTGCCACctggagaagctgca GCTGGAGTACTGCAACCTGACGGCCGCGGCCTGTGAGCCCCTGGCCGCGGTGCTCAGGGCCACACGGGACCTGAAGGAGCTCATGGTGAGCAATAATGACCTGGGCGAGGCTGGCATCCGGGAGCTGTGCCGGGGCCTGGCGGACTCCGCCTGCCAGTTGGAGGCACTCAA GCTGGAGAACTGCGGCCTCACGCCGGCCAACTGTAAGGACCTGTGTGGGATCGTGGCCTCCCAGGCCTCGCTGAACGAGCTGGACCTGGGCAGCAACCCGCTGGGCGATGCAGGCATCGCGGAGCTGTGCCCTGGGCTGCTgagccccggctcccagctcaagACCCTCTG GCTCTGGGAGTGTGACATCACCGCCAGTGGCTGCAGAGACCTCTGCCGCATCCTCCAGGCCAAGGAGACCCTGAAGGAGCTGAGTCTGGCGGGCAACAGTCTGGGTGACGAGAGCGCCCGGCTGCTGTGCGACAGCCTGCTGCAGCCGGGCTGCCAGCTGGAGTCCCTGTG GGTGAAGTCCTGCAGCCTCACGGCCGCCTGCTGCCACCACTTCGGCTCGATGCTGACCCAGAACAAGCGTCTCCTGGAGCTGCAGCTGAGCAGCAACCAGCTGGGCGACTCGGGCGTCCGAGCcctgagccaggccctgtgccagccCGGCGCCACGCTGAGGGTGCTCTG GCTGGGGGACTGTGACGTGACAGACGGCGCCTGTGGAGGCCTGGCCTCGCTCCTGCTGACCAATCGCAGCCTGCGCGAGCTGGACCTGAGCAACAACGGCCTGGGTGACGCCGGCGTCCTGCAGCTGCTGGGCAGCCTGGAGCAGCCCGGCTGCGCCCTGGAGCAGCTGGT ccTGTACGACATCTACTGGACGGAGGTGGTGGAGGAGCGCCTGCGGGCCCTGGAGGGGAGCAAGCCCGGCCTGCGGATCATCTCCTGA
- the RNH1 gene encoding ribonuclease inhibitor isoform X1, which yields MRSLGRAWRAAAAAGCSARTPARPCLPPPPAPRRATSPSSAVRGSLCPGALSHFCFWRLTWIKVLKKGNKAGGNTSPPTMKLDIQCEQLSDARWTELLPLIQQYEVVRLDDCGLTEVRCKDIGSALRANPSLTELSLRTNELGDGGVHLVLQGLQSPTCKIQKLSLQNCCLTEAGCGVLPGVLRSLSTLRELHLSDNPLGDAGLQLLCEGLLDPQCHLEKLQLEYCNLTAAACEPLAAVLRATRDLKELMVSNNDLGEAGIRELCRGLADSACQLEALKLENCGLTPANCKDLCGIVASQASLNELDLGSNPLGDAGIAELCPGLLSPGSQLKTLWLWECDITASGCRDLCRILQAKETLKELSLAGNSLGDESARLLCDSLLQPGCQLESLWVKSCSLTAACCHHFGSMLTQNKRLLELQLSSNQLGDSGVRALSQALCQPGATLRVLWLGDCDVTDGACGGLASLLLTNRSLRELDLSNNGLGDAGVLQLLGSLEQPGCALEQLVLYDIYWTEVVEERLRALEGSKPGLRIIS from the exons ATGCGGAGCCTCGGGCGGGCGTggagggcggcggcggcggcgggctgCTCCGCGCGGACCCCGGCGCGCCCCTGCCTCCCGCCACCCCCCGCGCCTCGCAGAG CCACGTCCCCCAGCTCTGCGGTCCGTGGCAGTCTTTGCCCGGGAGCCCTCTCCCATTTCTGCTTCTGGAGGCTGACGTGGATAAAGGTGCTGAAGAAGGGAAACAAAGCAGGCG GCAACACCTCGCCTCCCACCATGAAGCTCGACATCCAGTGTGAGCAGCTGAGTGACGCCCGGTGGACAGAGCTCTTGCCTCTGATCCAGCAGTACGAGGTGGTCAG GCTGGACGACTGTGGCCTCACGGAGGTGCGGTGCAAGGACATCGGTTCCGCGCTCCGGGCCAACCCCTCCCTGACGGAGCTCAGCCTCCGCACCAATGAGCTGGGCGACGGCGGCGTGCACCTGGTGCTCCAGGGCCTGCAGAGCCCCACCTGCAAGATCCAGAAGCTCAG cctccagaactgctgCCTGACGGAGGCCGGCTGCGGGGTCCTGCCCGGCGTGCTGCGCTCCCTGTCCACCCTGCGGGAGCTGCACCTCAGCGACAACCCGCTGGGTGACGCCGGCCTGCAGCTGCTCTGCGAGGGGCTCCTGGACCCGCAGTGCCACctggagaagctgca GCTGGAGTACTGCAACCTGACGGCCGCGGCCTGTGAGCCCCTGGCCGCGGTGCTCAGGGCCACACGGGACCTGAAGGAGCTCATGGTGAGCAATAATGACCTGGGCGAGGCTGGCATCCGGGAGCTGTGCCGGGGCCTGGCGGACTCCGCCTGCCAGTTGGAGGCACTCAA GCTGGAGAACTGCGGCCTCACGCCGGCCAACTGTAAGGACCTGTGTGGGATCGTGGCCTCCCAGGCCTCGCTGAACGAGCTGGACCTGGGCAGCAACCCGCTGGGCGATGCAGGCATCGCGGAGCTGTGCCCTGGGCTGCTgagccccggctcccagctcaagACCCTCTG GCTCTGGGAGTGTGACATCACCGCCAGTGGCTGCAGAGACCTCTGCCGCATCCTCCAGGCCAAGGAGACCCTGAAGGAGCTGAGTCTGGCGGGCAACAGTCTGGGTGACGAGAGCGCCCGGCTGCTGTGCGACAGCCTGCTGCAGCCGGGCTGCCAGCTGGAGTCCCTGTG GGTGAAGTCCTGCAGCCTCACGGCCGCCTGCTGCCACCACTTCGGCTCGATGCTGACCCAGAACAAGCGTCTCCTGGAGCTGCAGCTGAGCAGCAACCAGCTGGGCGACTCGGGCGTCCGAGCcctgagccaggccctgtgccagccCGGCGCCACGCTGAGGGTGCTCTG GCTGGGGGACTGTGACGTGACAGACGGCGCCTGTGGAGGCCTGGCCTCGCTCCTGCTGACCAATCGCAGCCTGCGCGAGCTGGACCTGAGCAACAACGGCCTGGGTGACGCCGGCGTCCTGCAGCTGCTGGGCAGCCTGGAGCAGCCCGGCTGCGCCCTGGAGCAGCTGGT ccTGTACGACATCTACTGGACGGAGGTGGTGGAGGAGCGCCTGCGGGCCCTGGAGGGGAGCAAGCCCGGCCTGCGGATCATCTCCTGA
- the RNH1 gene encoding ribonuclease inhibitor isoform X2, with protein sequence MRSLGRAWRAAAAAGCSARTPARPCLPPPPAPRRGNTSPPTMKLDIQCEQLSDARWTELLPLIQQYEVVRLDDCGLTEVRCKDIGSALRANPSLTELSLRTNELGDGGVHLVLQGLQSPTCKIQKLSLQNCCLTEAGCGVLPGVLRSLSTLRELHLSDNPLGDAGLQLLCEGLLDPQCHLEKLQLEYCNLTAAACEPLAAVLRATRDLKELMVSNNDLGEAGIRELCRGLADSACQLEALKLENCGLTPANCKDLCGIVASQASLNELDLGSNPLGDAGIAELCPGLLSPGSQLKTLWLWECDITASGCRDLCRILQAKETLKELSLAGNSLGDESARLLCDSLLQPGCQLESLWVKSCSLTAACCHHFGSMLTQNKRLLELQLSSNQLGDSGVRALSQALCQPGATLRVLWLGDCDVTDGACGGLASLLLTNRSLRELDLSNNGLGDAGVLQLLGSLEQPGCALEQLVLYDIYWTEVVEERLRALEGSKPGLRIIS encoded by the exons ATGCGGAGCCTCGGGCGGGCGTggagggcggcggcggcggcgggctgCTCCGCGCGGACCCCGGCGCGCCCCTGCCTCCCGCCACCCCCCGCGCCTCGCAGAG GCAACACCTCGCCTCCCACCATGAAGCTCGACATCCAGTGTGAGCAGCTGAGTGACGCCCGGTGGACAGAGCTCTTGCCTCTGATCCAGCAGTACGAGGTGGTCAG GCTGGACGACTGTGGCCTCACGGAGGTGCGGTGCAAGGACATCGGTTCCGCGCTCCGGGCCAACCCCTCCCTGACGGAGCTCAGCCTCCGCACCAATGAGCTGGGCGACGGCGGCGTGCACCTGGTGCTCCAGGGCCTGCAGAGCCCCACCTGCAAGATCCAGAAGCTCAG cctccagaactgctgCCTGACGGAGGCCGGCTGCGGGGTCCTGCCCGGCGTGCTGCGCTCCCTGTCCACCCTGCGGGAGCTGCACCTCAGCGACAACCCGCTGGGTGACGCCGGCCTGCAGCTGCTCTGCGAGGGGCTCCTGGACCCGCAGTGCCACctggagaagctgca GCTGGAGTACTGCAACCTGACGGCCGCGGCCTGTGAGCCCCTGGCCGCGGTGCTCAGGGCCACACGGGACCTGAAGGAGCTCATGGTGAGCAATAATGACCTGGGCGAGGCTGGCATCCGGGAGCTGTGCCGGGGCCTGGCGGACTCCGCCTGCCAGTTGGAGGCACTCAA GCTGGAGAACTGCGGCCTCACGCCGGCCAACTGTAAGGACCTGTGTGGGATCGTGGCCTCCCAGGCCTCGCTGAACGAGCTGGACCTGGGCAGCAACCCGCTGGGCGATGCAGGCATCGCGGAGCTGTGCCCTGGGCTGCTgagccccggctcccagctcaagACCCTCTG GCTCTGGGAGTGTGACATCACCGCCAGTGGCTGCAGAGACCTCTGCCGCATCCTCCAGGCCAAGGAGACCCTGAAGGAGCTGAGTCTGGCGGGCAACAGTCTGGGTGACGAGAGCGCCCGGCTGCTGTGCGACAGCCTGCTGCAGCCGGGCTGCCAGCTGGAGTCCCTGTG GGTGAAGTCCTGCAGCCTCACGGCCGCCTGCTGCCACCACTTCGGCTCGATGCTGACCCAGAACAAGCGTCTCCTGGAGCTGCAGCTGAGCAGCAACCAGCTGGGCGACTCGGGCGTCCGAGCcctgagccaggccctgtgccagccCGGCGCCACGCTGAGGGTGCTCTG GCTGGGGGACTGTGACGTGACAGACGGCGCCTGTGGAGGCCTGGCCTCGCTCCTGCTGACCAATCGCAGCCTGCGCGAGCTGGACCTGAGCAACAACGGCCTGGGTGACGCCGGCGTCCTGCAGCTGCTGGGCAGCCTGGAGCAGCCCGGCTGCGCCCTGGAGCAGCTGGT ccTGTACGACATCTACTGGACGGAGGTGGTGGAGGAGCGCCTGCGGGCCCTGGAGGGGAGCAAGCCCGGCCTGCGGATCATCTCCTGA
- the RNH1 gene encoding ribonuclease inhibitor isoform X3 has protein sequence MKLDIQCEQLSDARWTELLPLIQQYEVVRLDDCGLTEVRCKDIGSALRANPSLTELSLRTNELGDGGVHLVLQGLQSPTCKIQKLSLQNCCLTEAGCGVLPGVLRSLSTLRELHLSDNPLGDAGLQLLCEGLLDPQCHLEKLQLEYCNLTAAACEPLAAVLRATRDLKELMVSNNDLGEAGIRELCRGLADSACQLEALKLENCGLTPANCKDLCGIVASQASLNELDLGSNPLGDAGIAELCPGLLSPGSQLKTLWLWECDITASGCRDLCRILQAKETLKELSLAGNSLGDESARLLCDSLLQPGCQLESLWVKSCSLTAACCHHFGSMLTQNKRLLELQLSSNQLGDSGVRALSQALCQPGATLRVLWLGDCDVTDGACGGLASLLLTNRSLRELDLSNNGLGDAGVLQLLGSLEQPGCALEQLVLYDIYWTEVVEERLRALEGSKPGLRIIS, from the exons ATGAAGCTCGACATCCAGTGTGAGCAGCTGAGTGACGCCCGGTGGACAGAGCTCTTGCCTCTGATCCAGCAGTACGAGGTGGTCAG GCTGGACGACTGTGGCCTCACGGAGGTGCGGTGCAAGGACATCGGTTCCGCGCTCCGGGCCAACCCCTCCCTGACGGAGCTCAGCCTCCGCACCAATGAGCTGGGCGACGGCGGCGTGCACCTGGTGCTCCAGGGCCTGCAGAGCCCCACCTGCAAGATCCAGAAGCTCAG cctccagaactgctgCCTGACGGAGGCCGGCTGCGGGGTCCTGCCCGGCGTGCTGCGCTCCCTGTCCACCCTGCGGGAGCTGCACCTCAGCGACAACCCGCTGGGTGACGCCGGCCTGCAGCTGCTCTGCGAGGGGCTCCTGGACCCGCAGTGCCACctggagaagctgca GCTGGAGTACTGCAACCTGACGGCCGCGGCCTGTGAGCCCCTGGCCGCGGTGCTCAGGGCCACACGGGACCTGAAGGAGCTCATGGTGAGCAATAATGACCTGGGCGAGGCTGGCATCCGGGAGCTGTGCCGGGGCCTGGCGGACTCCGCCTGCCAGTTGGAGGCACTCAA GCTGGAGAACTGCGGCCTCACGCCGGCCAACTGTAAGGACCTGTGTGGGATCGTGGCCTCCCAGGCCTCGCTGAACGAGCTGGACCTGGGCAGCAACCCGCTGGGCGATGCAGGCATCGCGGAGCTGTGCCCTGGGCTGCTgagccccggctcccagctcaagACCCTCTG GCTCTGGGAGTGTGACATCACCGCCAGTGGCTGCAGAGACCTCTGCCGCATCCTCCAGGCCAAGGAGACCCTGAAGGAGCTGAGTCTGGCGGGCAACAGTCTGGGTGACGAGAGCGCCCGGCTGCTGTGCGACAGCCTGCTGCAGCCGGGCTGCCAGCTGGAGTCCCTGTG GGTGAAGTCCTGCAGCCTCACGGCCGCCTGCTGCCACCACTTCGGCTCGATGCTGACCCAGAACAAGCGTCTCCTGGAGCTGCAGCTGAGCAGCAACCAGCTGGGCGACTCGGGCGTCCGAGCcctgagccaggccctgtgccagccCGGCGCCACGCTGAGGGTGCTCTG GCTGGGGGACTGTGACGTGACAGACGGCGCCTGTGGAGGCCTGGCCTCGCTCCTGCTGACCAATCGCAGCCTGCGCGAGCTGGACCTGAGCAACAACGGCCTGGGTGACGCCGGCGTCCTGCAGCTGCTGGGCAGCCTGGAGCAGCCCGGCTGCGCCCTGGAGCAGCTGGT ccTGTACGACATCTACTGGACGGAGGTGGTGGAGGAGCGCCTGCGGGCCCTGGAGGGGAGCAAGCCCGGCCTGCGGATCATCTCCTGA